GAAGTGGACTGGTAAAACTGTTTTTTACATGTCAACATGTCTCCTATGGCTATTACTGAGCAGaataagtacatttacacatacccTGACCTTTACTTGTTGACAAAAGGTGCTGGTACTAATAGACAACATGTACTAAATTGTGaacatatatacattatatgacaataatttacatttgatgttcacatttacagatttacaCTTTACACGTTacaatttaagagaccactgcacctttttctttcctcttcaaaaaagtcaaaaaggaaggttttgagtgaggaacagaagggttcaaattaagagatcactgcaaattgaacgcttctgttcctctctcaaaacttttctttttaacttttttggaaaggaaagaaaaaggtgcattggtccaAAAcaattccggagctgtatatgcatCTATCTAGATGTAGGGGAGATAGTCAGAGTTTTCGAATTGTACGGTACTTTATAGTGCACCTATTTTATTAGCGGTGAACAGTTAGGAGGTTGCTTGATGTGACTAGAAAAGTCTCTGTGGGGCAGATGGTCGATTACTGAGAGCAACATCACAGAGACtgaaactgttcaggtggctGGATATTTTGGTCATGATTGATCTGTTAGTCCACCTATCAGAGGaacatttagaaacattttgaccTGAGTGGGAGGGTTATGAAGGATTTTGCCTGCATACTTTCTAACCCTGGAGTCATATAGTGCCTCAATGGAATGAAGGTGGAAGCTGATGACCTTTTCTGCAGCATGTACAGTGTGTTTCAAGTTACCTCTGCAgctgacagacacagacccaaAACAGACAGTGGTAGAGTAGCTGAGGGCGGACTCAGTGACTCAGTGACAagctgtcaggtcctggctgagggactctaggcatctctatgcgtcTGGGGCCCACAGTCATGGTCTGACCACAgaggggcctctaggcatctctgcgctgctgttttggtttatttaagATGCCCTTTGATTTCTTtagtttgtggatcattgtttgtgttgtagttACACTCAGTTTGCCTTGCCATTTGTTGGGTTCTTTTACTAAGTATAATAAAAGGATGTTCTGCACCTCTTGCCCTGCCTCTTGACCATGACAAGAACCAGGCCAGGATAGACTGGGagattttaatgtaattttagttctcaaaaaagaaaaatctcaaTTTCACTGGGGCACCTTCTTGAGTCTCACTGTATCGTTGTCTCCCAGCTGATATTGTGGGAGGTAATGGTCCCTAGGAATTTGAACAATTCAGCCGAACAAACACCTGGGCCCTTAGATtcaggtggaggaggtggggggcCTTTCCTGAAGTCCACCGTTACCTCgactgttttgtctgtgttgtaccaGGTTACTCTGATTGCATCAGACCTCCAGAAGGTCAGCGTCCCCGCAGTCCCTGGACTTGTCAACGTCAGTAATGAGACTGACCAGAGTGATGTCATCAGCAAACTTGAGTAGTTTGACAAATGTGTTATTGGAGGAAGTCATTTGCATACTGGGAGTGAAGGAGTATTCTTCCTTGCAGTGCTCTAGTGCCGATGAACTCAGTCCAAAATGTGTTTGCCCATCTTCACACGTTTCTTCCTGTTGgtagtgttttgttgtttttttgttttgttgaactGTGAGAGTATAACATAATGTAGAGAATATAATCTAGGGAAACGTCAGCAGTCACCCACAGACCCAGTGAGGGAGGCAACCTGAGGGGTCTTGATAGGGCAGCCCTTCAGTTACTTGGAAACATGAAATGGATGGGATCAGAtcattacttttttaaatgattatatGAATTGTATAATTTTAAATAGATGTTGTTACACTAaccaatatatatacatacttaAACTATTGGGGACATCTACACCAAGTCCAAAATCTTGTTTCCATTGTGGTCCTCATTAAATGCATGGGCATCAGGGCAATGTACAAGGTGACACTGTTCCATACCCTCGACCATAAAACAATCACATACTTATACAAAAACATTCAACTCCATATCACTGGGAAAGGTCAGGATGTTCATCAATCATAATTGGACTACACTATAGCCAAAACAGGTTAGCTGATAGAGAACACATTGCAGTAACAGCATAAAAAAACATGGCTTAATTCTCTTGGATATTAATCTATAATTTAAGAAATGTGTAATTTGGTGGATTACCTTGAATCATCATGGTAGTACAATATATTGCAAATGTTGGAAAGAAATCACAACACAGTTAATACCCAGTGTTGATGCCTCTAAGTCCTTTGATGCTCATCTGTACATGGCAGAAGAGGTAATAAAGTAATGCTTTTGGCTTAAGAATCCTTGTTAATATCTGTTGAATGGCTGATTGAAGTATAACAGCACTGACATTCAACCTATATAAAATCATCCCTTACAAAAATATACCATGGTATTTGTTATGTGCACCTGTGTCCTGGTGTTTTCCTGCCATGGTAGTGGGGAAGTATGTGGCATCTCATTGTAGTCACATAGCACATTTCTCTATGCGCAGCCCAATTTAATCCTTGGGTTTGCATACACAAAGCACTGTTTGGCAACCACCAGGCCAGTTCATGCAGGTTCGCTAGACACAAGACTATTGTACATACATGGTATTGCAGTCACTACAATCGCATAACAATAGCATGATATTCATGACACTATTAAGCAAAGGGTGGGAAGGAACAACTAACACCAGTGAAGGGCTACCTCTGATAAACACCCCAAAAGATAACCTTCTCTCACTTTACATATGGTGCTGTGAAAGGGTATTTGCTCTGTCTGATTTTCTGCTTTGTTGCTGATTTTTCACATTGAATAGTCAGATCTTTTTGTAAGTTACAATAATATCTGGAGAaagtcagagagaaaaaaacaacagcacagCTAGGTTCTTGGTCCATTTGTATGGCGTGCTAGGTAATCAAATATACAGGGTCTCAGGGgtagaaaatgtaattcaaccCTTTGAAAGGGTCTCTTAGGGTCAGGTGTTTGACTACCTTGGTAAACAATCAGGCCAACCCTGCCCAAATACAATTCTCACAAATATTAGCATCAGATTCTGTTATTCCTGTCATGACAATAGGAATGTCATAAGATCAGGGGCaaattaatcatattttcaGCAGGTATTAACAGGGTTTTGGATAACATGGCATTACCTTAACTGCTGAGTTGTGACACTGCCCTACTAACTTACCTTTACAATCAAAAGATAACAATCAAATATATGACATATGATTTATTCCAATAAATGAATAGTATCATTCAAGAAACCATACAGCAAatcaaagaaaagcaattttaatGGCAATATTCTTAAGGTACAGGGGGACAAAATTATCATACAATTTAACAAAattatcataaaaaatatacttgTCTATTGGACCAAGTCATGTTCTACCAGACTTTATTGTGACTTGTCCCATATCTTATAAAAGACTGGATAATACAACAGGAAGAGGTCTTTTGACTGTAATTTACCTCTGAATGTGTTCCCTCATACTGACAAAAATCTAAAGTTCTGTCTTGAAATCCTAGATCACCACACTGATCTCAGCCTCAGCCTCAGCCTCAGCCTCAGGTTCAGTCCAATCCTCTGGGTACAGTCTGCAGTATTTGTCAACCATGACATCCAGGTCATGTTTAACATGAGAGTTAATGTAAATTACAGCCAGGCTCTTGCACCTTTGCTTGACAGGTGTCCCAGCGAGATAGGTCTGCAGACGTTTTCTGGATGTCTCAGAGCTGCTGCCGTCCTCCAGTGTCAGGACTGGCAAGGTGGACAGGACCTTCAGGAAGCAGTTGACGTTGGGGAAGAACTTGACGTCTGACAGCTGAAGTGTCTCGTGGATGGTGGAGGGCAGACGCACTTCCTTGCCCCGGTGCTTCCATTTGATCCTCCAGCAATGCAACTCCGCAGGCAGAAGAGTGTCTGGGTTAGGGAGATCATGGCGGTACACATCTGCATGGTTCTCCTCTGAGGTGTTGAACTTCATCTGGCCCATGATTGCAGGCACCAGTGACAGGCACTTGGAGGGCTTTGAGGTTGCTCTGGGAGAAGATGTCGTCGACCTCATCAATAATGCCCCGCAACCACTGGGACCGTCACATACTCCTTGAAATATGTCTCTGGCAGGATCTCACCTGCGTCGGCCGCACGGTGCTTCCGGAGGAACAGACGTGGCACCTTCACTGGAATCTCCATGGCAGCCGCCAGATTCACGGCCTCCCTCGAACCAGAACTCATGGTAGACCTCAATGTTGTCAAAGACTTCATTCAGAGAGTGCAGGACAGCTGTTAGACTGTTGGCAGCAAGAAAACATCAAGGGCCTCCCCTTGCAGGTTTTGCCAAATGCTCGTGTAAAAGAAAGAGCATTTTTCAGGATCACCAATGTTACAATAACTCAAAGTCAGCCAGGGTCTCTGCGATTGAGTACGCATCTCCAGTCACAGCATCAGTGAACTTGACATTCTACATTGTACCGAATGCAGTCCATACATAGTATGAGGGACTCAAACAAGTCCACAGTCATCTCAAATACATTGTGCTGCTCGTCCAATTAGAGGTGCAGGCCTCCTTCAGCTCAGCTGCTTTCACACTTACCCTGATGGTAAACAGAGATGGTCTTCTCCAGTTCAGCCTGCAAGGAACTAGACTGCTTAAAGAAGACATCAATTTTTCTAAGGGTTGCCATGACAACCTGAACACTGGGGAATGGAAGGCTGTTGGCCAGGTGTATGTTCAGTGCACAGGTAGAACAAGGCGTGTGTATTGCCATAGGGTACTTCTCCATCAGTCCGATTGCCACAGCTTTCATCTTGGTGGCAAAGGTGCCAGTGGCTACATGGGCCTGGCCGCGACAGTCCTCCATACTGAGACCCCATTTGTTTGTCACCTGGGCCTCAAGCCTCTCTACCAGGGAGGCCTCATCCCCCTCAAAAGGTAAAAAGTCCAGGAATTCCTCCCTGAGTGCATTGGATTGATCTACAAACCGTAGGAAGAGAGGCAGGTGTCTCTCCCCAGCGAACTCCACCAGGTCACCTGTGACCAGGGAGAAGAAGCGGCTCTCCCTCACCTCCATGAGGATTTCCTCTCTGACTGTGCCCTCACAGATGTCAAGGAGCTGGCTCTGCTGGGCTGTGGAGAGGTACTCCACATTCACAGCAGTGGCCTCAAACCGTTTCCTCAGAGCCTCATCTCCTGCATTAATGCGGTACTCCAGTAAGGCCTGAAAATTACTGGGGTTTCTC
The sequence above is a segment of the Esox lucius isolate fEsoLuc1 chromosome 1, fEsoLuc1.pri, whole genome shotgun sequence genome. Coding sequences within it:
- the thap12b gene encoding LOW QUALITY PROTEIN: 52 kDa repressor of the inhibitor of the protein kinase (The sequence of the model RefSeq protein was modified relative to this genomic sequence to represent the inferred CDS: inserted 3 bases in 2 codons; deleted 4 bases in 4 codons; substituted 3 bases at 3 genomic stop codons), which translates into the protein MPNFCAAPNCTRKSTQSDLAFFRFPRDPERCRLWVENCRRADLEAKTSDQLNKHYRLCAKHFDPAMVCKTSPYRTVLKDTAIPTIFDLTSHLKNPHSRHRKRIKELKKSIRRIKERRLASSIEQLHSKKDTEATEGLDVAEEEIQLSPEEKEFRDYLRSLLKLLSCXESRISIGDPTFKEGVERNPSNFQALLEYRINAGDEALRKRFEATAVNVEYLSTAQQSQLLDICEGTVREEILMEVRESRFFSLVTGDLVEFAGERHLPLFLRFVDQSNALREEFLDFLPFEGDEASLVERLEAQVTNKWGLSMEDCRGQAHVATGTFATKMKAVAIGLMEKYPMAIHTPCSTCALNIHLANSLPFPSVQVVMATLRKIDVFFKQSSSLQAELEKTISVYHQGKCESSXAEGGLHLXLDEQHNVFEMTVDLFESLILCMDCIRYNVEVKFTDAVTGDAYSIAETLADFEXIVTLVILKNALSFTRAFGKTCKGRPLXCFLAANSLTAVLHSLNEVFDNIEVYHEFWFEEAVNLAAAMEIPVKVPRLFLRKHRAADAGEILPETYFKEYVTVPVLRGIIDEVDDIFSQSNLKALKCLSLVPAIMGQMKFNTSEENHADVYRHDLPNPDTLLPAELHCWRIKWKHRGKEVRLPSTIHETLQLSDVKFFPNVNCFLKVLSTLPVLTLEDGSSSETSRKRLQTYLAGTPVKQRCKSLAVIYINSHVKHDLDVMVDKYCRLYPEDWTEPEAEAEAEAEISVVI